In Zingiber officinale cultivar Zhangliang chromosome 1A, Zo_v1.1, whole genome shotgun sequence, a genomic segment contains:
- the LOC122009632 gene encoding plant UBX domain-containing protein 7-like has product METLPSAAERQQLVSFFLEVAAGQTADIAARFLEAAAWKFDEAVQLFYFSNESGGVESSFLPPQTNGITSVENMLASGSSVQGALEDEVRAPLPVVRDILNEDPAFFRSQPSLDVPFGISRHSAIWESSESVLSTSNGTHDNLASLYTPPFSLMFQGRFDQAKVEASRRGKWLLLNLQSHEEFSSHMLNRDTWANQAVAEIIHSNFIFWQVYHDNIEGKKVCTYYNLFKLPAVLLIDPITGQKMNAWTGMVHPERLLEGLLPFLDKGPKEHHAFLLQKQKQRAAHDSAVINVAGKEAVKDDVEMVQAIATSLENTRGPRPLVTDEESRPEKSHATNSNEKLTYPPLLEEPQGSKGLCRVAIRLPDGCRLQRKFLLTDSIKLLWSFCSSKLEDGLKRPFHFIQFYLGASRSLEYEKDLTFDAAGLSNSLISLVWD; this is encoded by the exons ATGGAGACTCTCCCATCGGCGGCGGAGCGACAGCAGCTCGTCTCCTTCTTCCTCGAGGTCGCCGCTGGCCAGACCGCCGATATCGCCGCACGATTTCTTGAG GCCGCGGCTTGGAAGTTTGATGAGGCTGTACAGCTCTTCTATTTCAGCAATGAAAGTGGTGGCGTGGAGTCATCGTTCTTACCTCCACAGACTAATGGAATTACTAG TGTGGAAAATATGCTTGCCAGTGGTAGTTCAGTGCAAGGTGCTCTTGAAGATGAAGTGCGAGCACCTTTGCCTGTCGTAAGAGATATCCTTAATGAAGATCCTGCTTTTTTCAG GTCTCAACCAAGTTTAGATGTTCCCTTCGGCATATCAAGACATTCTGCTATTTGGGAATCAAGCGAGAGCGTTTTGTCAACATCAAATGGCACCCATGACAATCTCGCTTCATTATATACTCCACCTTTTTCCTTGATGTTCCAAGGGCGCTTTGACCAG GCAAAGGTTGAGGCATCCCGTCGTGGCAAGTGGTTGCTACTCAATCTGCAGTCTCATGAAGAATTTAGCTCGCACATG CTCAACCGCGATACATGGGCAAACCAAGCTGTCGCAGAAATTATTCATTCTAATTTCATTTTCTGGCAG GTATACCATGATAATATCGAAGGGAAGAAAGTGTGCACTTACTACAACTTGTTTAAGCTTCCTGCTGTATTACTCATTGATCCCATCACTGGACAAAAGATGAATGCATGGACTGGCATGGTTCATCCAGAGAGGTTGCTGGAG GGGTTACTTCCCTTCCTCGACAAAGGCCCAAAGGAGCACCATGCTTTTCTTCTTCAAAAACAAAAGCAAAGAGCTGCACATGATTCTGCTGTTATTAATGTAGCAG GCAAAGAGGCCGTGAAAGATGATGTAGAGATGGTGCAGGCCATAGCTACCTCCCTCGAGAACACAAGAGGTCCTAGGCCATTGGTAACGGATGAAGAATCCAGGCCAGAGAAATCTCATGCAACCAATTCAAATGAAAAGCTAACTTACCCACCACTTCTCGAAGAACCACAAGGTAGCAAAGGACTATGCAGAGTGGCGATTCGTCTCCCCGATGGATGCAGACTCCAAAGAAAGTTTCTCCTCACCGATTCAATCAAG CTGTTATGGTCTTTCTGCTCTTCAAAATTGGAGGATGGACTAAAACGACCCTTCCACTTTATCCAATTCTACCTTGGCGCATCGAGAAGTCTTGAATACGAGAAGGATTTGACTTTTGATGCCGCCGGTTTGTCAAACTCATTGATTAGCTTAGTTTGGGACTGA